In Aeromicrobium sp. A1-2, the DNA window TCACAGCCTCGGGGCAACTCGTCTAACTTACACGGTTCGTTTTCACCGGTCAAACCCGGGTCGGTCACCATGTCAGCTCTGTCTGTCAGCGATCCGTCTCCGGGAGCCTGTAAAGACGCCGTGCCGTTGATCGTTTCGGTTGAGCCGGCTGGAAGCTGGAAACAACTTGCCTTTCGGCCTGTCATCCCGCTGCGCTGTCCAACAAGAAGAACATTACGGGCACGTTTCCCCGCTCGTCAAATCGCTCGGCTGTGGCCCACGCCACATTCGCCGGGGCCCCTGAAATGACGGGGTTCAGCGGATCGCGACGCCCGAGATCGACCGTTTGCCTTTGCGGATGACAGCCCACGTGTTGTAGAGAAGCAGCTCGCTGGTCAGCTCGAGATCTGGGTCGGAAACCCGTTCGTTGTTGAGGTACGCGCCCCCCTCAGCGACAGCCCGACGGGCAGCCGACTTGCTGTCAGCGAGTCCGGACGCGACCAGGGCGTCGACGATCGTCGGACGGTCGGACGCGGAAAGGTCGACCGCGCCGGCTTCTCTCAGAGCGGCGGCCAGGGTCTGCTCAGGCAGATCGGCCAGGTCGGCCCGCCCGAACAGGGCACGCGACGCGAGCTCGGCCGCACCGGCCTCCTCGACTCCGTGGACGATCGTCGTCATCTCGGCTGCCAGACGCCGCTGTGCGCCCCGCGCGCCCGGCTTCTCGATGTGCTCGGCCTCGATCTGGGCTATCTCCTCGAGCCCGAGGAACGTGAACTGGCGGAGGTACTCGACGACCTTGGAGTCCTCGGCCTGGATCCATGACTGGTAGAAGGCGTACGGGCTCGTGAGGTCCGGGTCCAGCCACACCGTGCCGGACTCGGTCTTGCCGAACTTGGTGCCATCGGCCTTGGTGATGAGGGGCGTCGCGAGCGCATGCACCTTGGCGCCGTCCGCACGCCGGACGAGCTCCACACCAGCGGTGATGTTGCCCCATTGGTCGCTGCCGCCGGTCTGCAGGACACATCCGTGCCTGCGGTGCAGCTCGAGGTAGTCCATCGACTGCAGCAGGACGTAGCTGAACTCGGTGTAGCTGATGCCTGACTCGAGCCGGCTGCTGACGACGTCGCGCGCCAGCATGCGGTTGACCGGGAAGTGCTTGCCGATGTCACGCAGGAAGTCGATCGTGCTGAGGCCGGCGGTCCAGTCCAGGTTGTTGACCACGGTCGCACCGTTGTCACCGCCGAACTCGACGAATCGGGACACCTGAGCGCGGATCCTCTCGACCCACTCCCCCACGGTCTCCTTGGTATTCATGATCCGCTCGCCGGCTTCCTTGGGGTCACCGACCATGCCTGTCGATCCTCCGACCAGCATCAGCGGCCGGTGCCCGGCCAGCTGGAGTCGCCTGGCGGTGAGGATCTGCAGCAGGTTGCCGATGTGCAGGCTCGGTGCGGTCGGATCGAACCCCACGTAGTAGGTGATCGGCCCCGCTGACAGCTCCGCGCGCAGCGCGTCACGGTCCGTCGAGTGCGCGATGAGTCCTCGCGCGTCGAGGTCGTCCAGTACGTGGGTCACAGGCCAGTCCTTCGGGTCGGGGATTCACCGCGACTTTAGCGCGGCCCCCGCGTCCGTCAGGGCTTGACCGCGACGACCGGCACCGTCGCGTCGAGCAGGATCTGCTGCGCGACGCTGCCCATCAGGATCTTGCCGACCGGGCTGCGCGGCCGTACGCCGATGACGACGAGCGAAGCCGAAGCCTGCTCGGCCTCGAACAGGACCGTCCCGGAGACGTTCTCGCCCTCGACCTGGCGGACCTCGAACGGAACCTTGTCGATGGCGAGCGACTCCGTGATCGCCTGGATGTGCCGCCCCCGGGCATGGCCGGGGTCCAACCGCGGTTCGACCCGGTGGACGTTGATGATGAGCAGCGACTCGCCCTTGGTGCGCGCCTCTGCGGCGGCCCAGTCG includes these proteins:
- the tyrS gene encoding tyrosine--tRNA ligase; translated protein: MTHVLDDLDARGLIAHSTDRDALRAELSAGPITYYVGFDPTAPSLHIGNLLQILTARRLQLAGHRPLMLVGGSTGMVGDPKEAGERIMNTKETVGEWVERIRAQVSRFVEFGGDNGATVVNNLDWTAGLSTIDFLRDIGKHFPVNRMLARDVVSSRLESGISYTEFSYVLLQSMDYLELHRRHGCVLQTGGSDQWGNITAGVELVRRADGAKVHALATPLITKADGTKFGKTESGTVWLDPDLTSPYAFYQSWIQAEDSKVVEYLRQFTFLGLEEIAQIEAEHIEKPGARGAQRRLAAEMTTIVHGVEEAGAAELASRALFGRADLADLPEQTLAAALREAGAVDLSASDRPTIVDALVASGLADSKSAARRAVAEGGAYLNNERVSDPDLELTSELLLYNTWAVIRKGKRSISGVAIR
- a CDS encoding universal stress protein, coding for MTIAVAYRPDEFGRAALDWAAAEARTKGESLLIINVHRVEPRLDPGHARGRHIQAITESLAIDKVPFEVRQVEGENVSGTVLFEAEQASASLVVIGVRPRSPVGKILMGSVAQQILLDATVPVVAVKP